TCCCAGGGGAGACTCTGATACTTGAGAATACTGTCTCctccggaaaaaaatataataatatgaaATTAAACCGTTGCTTCTAAAGCAAAAAAGAACAAGCGGTCACTTtaggtggaattttttttttttttcttctttcaaagTTTATAGGTTTTGgaactgaaaaatggctgggccTTGCCTCAAACATAGTCAGTCCTAAAGAAGAGGACCCTGCACCTTCTGAGCAGTGGTGCCCATCCAGCTGTGGTCTGtcgcccccctcccccatccccGTTCCCTGCTGCATCTCTCACTAGAAATTCAGCAAGAATGATCCTTTTACTCTTTATCCGCTGTTAtcaggggtggggtggggtgcgACTGCCTATGATGAGCTGCAAACCTAGCGGTCGTGCTGCCCATTTATGATGCGCTTCTTGCCATCCCCATTGGATAATGGCTGCTCTTCATTTTCCTCACTGTCCTCTTCTTCATTGTCACTCCGATCATCACCAGACATCTACACAAGGATAGGAAGGGTTGATAATAATGTGTTAACCAAGCAGGAAGGCTGGCACAAATGAGATACTAGGAAAGTTTACTCTATATAAAACCTTAAAGGGTTGTCCGGCGGATAAAGATTTCTTTGAAGAGAGGAagaatgggttaaaaaataataataaaacaagcATTACTCACTTCATAGATCCCATGTTGCTCCCATTCCAATGTCTCCCAGCTCCCCAACTGGTCTGTACTTCTCGGTCCCTcacaacacacaggaaatgagcactaagccaatcactggtcacctctgcggcctgtgattggctgagcagtcatttcctgtgtgtctaGAGAGACCAGGATGTACAAACCAGAGGGGGACTGGGAAGTGCTGGAATGACAGCGGGGGGTGGATGGTTGGGGAGGTTCAGTGAGGAGAGTATTGcttattctaatttttttttacccattctgCCCCTTTTCTAAAACATCTGCTGATAACAGTTTTGATCATAGTATACATTTCTAATAAGTAGCAATAATTCTTCACCACATTTCACAGGCTGAAAAGCGGTCCTGATCATGGTTATCAGACACAGTTGCATGGCTTCTGACAACATATTAGAGGCCTCTCTTATAAGAAACTGTGTACCGGTGTCAGTTGGACATGATTGTCCTCTGAAGTTCCTACCTGAAGGGTACCTATCATTTCATTGTGACACATCTGAGAACCCCACTGACTGCGAAGGAGAAGTGGTCAGCTGAGCTTGGTTCTCTTCTGAACAGCATTCCTCTGCAAAGCCACTTCAAGGGGTTGTTTCATCACAGACCGATCAGCAGGATTCTGACTGCTGTGACCCACACCACTCACTAGAACAAAGGGAcagcagtgctaggaaagacctACCACTTTGTCTACAAATGGCTCCACTATATTTTTCTTCTAAGAGGCAATTGTTTCCTAGATTGGTTAGGGTCATAGTAGTCAGACCTCTGCGCAAGAGACATTAAAAGGCAAATTCTGGTCCAATGTctgtaatgagacaacccctttaagagaagatGATCTGCTCTACCACCAAGATAAGGTTATAAACTTGACAAGTACCGTGCTGCCATGATTTTATAAATATACAAAAGGCTTGGTACCTCATCACAGAGCAAAACATGacaataatgagagtgatgcttATTAGGGGTTATGTTTATCACCCTTGCATTGAGGCCGGTGCTGATAAATGCTATGCTTTCCACAGATGAGCATGTCGCTCCCACAGCGGCTGCTGCTGAATGCAGAACATTCTTTTGTTCTCTGGGCGCTGGTAAGTTTCCTGCTGGCAGTACTTGGCTCGTGTAAGATCTGTGGCTTATTGCAAAACTCTGCTTTTAAATCCTCACTTGGCACATACACAAAGCGCAAGAGCATAAGCCTCTGGATGCCTGCACATGCAGGGAGCTTTGTTTCACCAGCCCTTAAAATTGGCCCCAATAGAAGGGGAAGTGAAGTTAGAGTCAGTTTATTCATAGAAAGAAGACCAGCTGAGTGGAAGGCATCCTGTTAGAATAACGTGACGAGAGACTGATAATGTTCTGTGATTTAGGTCTTCCATAGGGTTTTAAAGTGTGACCGTTGATTGACTAGATGTCAAGCCGCGTCTGACTCCTGGCCACTGCACTTGCTCCTCTGCACTGATGAATGTAGTTTTATTaccttaaaagggaacctgtcaccgggattttgggtatagagctgaggacatgggttgctagatggccgctagcatatccgcaatacccagtccacatagctctgtgtgcttttattgtgtaaaaaaaacgatttgatacatatgcaaattaacataaggtCATATCTTActcgtgtgaccagagaagattcatattttcaagctctgactcatctcagggtaatttgcatatgtatcaaatcggattttatacacaataaaagcacacagagctatggggactgggtattgcggatgtgctagcagccatctagcaacccatgtcctcagctctatacacaaaatcccagtgacaggttccctttaaagaggacccatcacctctcctgacctgcctgttttaatagcttcatgccttcctcatgtaaaaacaattctggagcctctattcttatgtctgtatgttgtgccattcctttattattcctacaagaggttatgaatgaattactagcagtctgcagtaagggtacagaggggaggttacCAGTTTAGGGTGTGTAACTGCACAGActgactatccaatcagtgctgccattttcaaactgtgcagggacaccccccccaactggttaccacccctctgtacccttactgcagactgctagcaattcattcataacttctagtagaaataataaaggaagaatagattctccaggattgttattacatggggaaggcATGAAGCCATTAAAACAGGCATATCAGAAgcggtgataggtcctctttaaactgacCACAGATATCTTATTTTAATCCCTACACCCCTAGCACTGTGCACATATGACTTGGCCTAACGTGTAAAAGTTTTAGGTTGCTTTCAGACCTGCAAGTGGTCCATGAAACATGCTTCTTGTGATGGCCGCATTTCCTGGACTGACCACGAGTCCGCTGAGCTGAACTTTGTGCATTACAGTGATCTATGATGCTGCGAGTTCCAGCCGAACCACATGTCTACTACCCTGTACTCGAGTATGAAATAGTAGACTCGTGATCAGGCATTAtagatcactatgatgcagtgacATCGGCTCGGATGCTCATTCGCTGGCGATTGCATCTTTTAGGTGGCACATAAATCAATGCTTGCCGGCAGCATGTGTAAACAGGGAAATGCTGCTGACAAACAATGAAtttgtatggggatgaacaatcaaGAGTATATAGAAGGGATGGTTGCTGCCTGTAAACGCAGCTCTCCTCTTAGATCAATCATCAGGCACCTAATGGTTggctcctgataattgcctgtgcATTGGTCTGTGTCAAAGGGCCTTTACTCCTCATGCACATAGCAGAGACTATATGGGGGCACACAGAGTCCTCGCAGCACCATACTACTGAGTTGTGGGACCCTTATGAGCTTCACCATATGGTACCATTCACCAGCACCATATTACAAAGCATTGCTTCTAGGGAAGAATACCGTGTCTGACGGAACTACCGTACTGCTTGTTTTTTACATATGGACGCGGACACAAAACACCTCCATATGAAGTCAGGTACAATAGGTTCTCCTATACTTCTACAGGTGCCGTATAACAGTTGTGTACAACCTGGGGATGTACATTGGCCTACTACAGTAGTGTGCATGGGCGCGTATTGTGAAACCACAACAGGAGGCTGCGCTTCCTGCCAATGTGAGACAGGAAAATGTGTCATAATATACTCCAAAGCCAGTGATCAAGCATTCTGTCTGCTACACCGGACTCGCACTGGGTagtttaatgcagtttttgacgcattaccagacaaaaaaaaataaacaaaaaacccTGCATAAAACTGCCCTGAGTGAAGCCTGGCCAGAATGTTTTTGCCCCTAAGTTACTTTTAGTGTCTTATGGAGAAGGCGGAAGGTCATATTTTCTTATAAAAGGAGGATTAAAATGACGTGGCTGTTATTATTACAACTTACCTTTCCTGAGATCATTTTGCGCACCATCCTAAAGATAAGGTATGCCCAGTATATATGAAGGAACTGAAGGATAAACATGACCATGTTGAAGAAGTAGTAGAGGAAGAAGCGTGGGCAGTAGTACAGGGGATACACCACCGTTGCATAGATTATCCTGCCAAACAAATGTATCCGTTATTTTTTGTACAATAAATGCTATAATGACAAATACTACAGTTACATGCATACATTTATTATGTAGGACCCAGGCCAACTGATCATTGGCATTATGTCCAGCCACATTCAGctttccaaaaatttgtgaaagtAATCTTTTTAAATCTACAACTGCACAGGTACCAGAGAAAATAATGGCTCCCCGGAGGTAACTGCAGCCACGTAACAAGTCCTTATAATTGTGCTAAATACTGAGCTTTTCCAAGGCTCGGCTCTACTTGACCTCCATAATCTAACTCGTGAGTGGAGCAGTTAGAGAACTGGGCACTATTCCATATACAGAACCACATCAGATAAATATTACCATACAATAATTTGCTATAAAGCAGCCAGACACGCAGGGTCACATAACCACTCAAACAATATTAAACAAACAACCTCCAGGTCTAGTGCTCTAAAGTTTTTAATGTCTGCTTCCCTCATGGTCTAGGGCAATCAAGAGGTTAATGGctatatccctggtggtctagggaagtGAAGGTATAAATGACAGCATCACTGGTGATCTAGAGCAATAAAAGGATTACTAGCAGGATGCCTGCTGGTCTCAAGTAGTAAAAAGGTTAATGTCAACATTTCTGGTGGTCTGGGGCAGTGAAATGGTTAAAGgcgttttctgagactttaataatgattacctatcctcaggataggtcatcagaatctgattggtggggggctgacacctgggacccctgccaatcagctttttgagaaggcaccggtgctcctgaGCGTTGCGGTCATCGCCATGTTCATTCACCAAGCACAGTGacactgtatagcggctgtgcttggtatcacagctcaacccttttcactttaatggggctcagGTGCACTTAGGCCACGTGTCtgatgaacgtgttgtcactcaGCCTAGAGAAAGCAGTGGGAAGGCCAtggcactactgtgagcaccgCTGCCCTCAAGAACAGATGATAGGCAGGCTTCCCAGGTGTGGGATCCCACTGATCAAGTATTAAagtcttagaaaacccctttaatgtcagacTTCCTCGTGGTCTAGGAAAGTGAAGGGACACAGAATGGCTTAATGTCattatacctggtggtctagggcagtcagTGGTTTAATTCCAATACCCCAGTGGTCTAGAGCAGTGAATGGGTAAATATAAGGAACCCGGGTGATCAAAGACAGTTAAGGGGTTAACGTAAGGATTCCTGGTAGTCTCAGACAGCCAATGCTTAATATTTAGATTGCTGGTGGAAaggttagggtacattcacacatccatatgtgttttgctgatccgcaaaacacggacaccagcaatgtgcgttccgcattttgcagaccgcacatcaccggcactataatagaagatgcctaatcttgtccgcaattgcggacaagaatagtacatgttctatttttttcgggaacggaattgcggacccttaAGTGCGGATCCGTATTtctggatccggacagcacattgtgcagcCCCATaccaatgaatgggtccgcaattccattccgcataatgtggaacagaattgcggacgtgtgaatggagccttaatgttcCATATCTTGGGTCAAGTGTTGTCCTAGCTGTTTTCAGCTTCATGTTTCCTCCCTGCACTGATCATAGGGAGTGGATAGAGAGGACTGCGCAGCTGCAACTGTATGGCTCTGCAGTTCTCTCTATAATTGCACAGAGTGATTCAACACCACACTGCCCAGTCGTTAGGGAAAGCTCAGGGAGTCTGCACAGGTGCATACCTATCCCTGAGTGGACATTGTTTCCATGCTGTGTGACCGTACAGGTTAGAGCGTGCACTGATCATGTCCTTAATGATGTGCTCAGAAGGCGGAGGGGGCTAGCCTAGCCCCTTGGAGATCCACATCACTTCTGACTCTCCCTATCCCAGTGATATTGTCAGGGTCAGGCATTCTCACTGTTCACTGCGCGAGTGCAGTGAAGGTCTCATGCAGTCTTCTCCAATCTGTATTGCACATGCGCTGATAGTACTGCTGCCAGCACATGCACAAGCTTTCAGGACCAGGCATTATAGCAGTAAGTATACCTGACCCTATCTATCTCACTGGGAGGTGGTGGtgctccaaggaggtaggtcagCCTCTTGGTTCTCCGAGTGCATCATTTCCatataactaaaaataaaatctCTGAAATGGTAATACGATTGCAGAGAGAAAAAGTCATTTtagtcaccatgatcaaccctaccaagcagtattcctggtttaatagggctgaTTATGGTGACAGATGCTTTAATCTTTGTAAGGTTCACTTATTACTGATACATAAGTCTGTTCACCCTTATATTGTTTTGATCAGGACTTGAAGAGGAACCAAGGGAAAAAGATTTGCCTGTGGATTTTTTCCTTGTTCCCTCATATTAAATAGGGAAGGGAGACCAGATCTCCTTGCCGCTAGTGACAACAGATGTTAACTACTAGTCCGTGGTCCTCCACTTGCCTACATTCCAGGGTCATCCCAAGATACTACCTCCATCATATACTCCCTGATTCCAGCTAAGCCTGTCTTATGAATCATCAGAATTAATATTTTGATCAGATCCATTATACTCAAAGATGAGAAATTACCAGAATGGGAAGATAATGAGCCGACTGATGGCAAATACAACTGCAAATACGGCAAAGATAATGTTGCAAGCCTTGCTCCACGCGGCGTAGCTACACATTTTAGCAGCCTTCAAAGAGAAATAAAAACAGGGCAGGGATGAAACCAGGATAACTATACTAGGAGAGAAAGCtgctgtcatcatcatcatcatcatcgcacCTCCAGCAAAATATCGGAGACGTCATGCACCAGCAAGGTCAGAGTTCCCACTCGGATGTACTTGACTCCCCATGAAAAGTTCAATAGAAAAATGGTGGCCAAGTGGTGAACAACTTGTACCTTGAAGTCCTGTAGTAAGAAACAAACAAATTTCTATTATTTCAAAGAGAATAGTTATTTATCATGTTGACCCTTCACTTCATATTATTAaaagcagaggagaaatcttTCAATTTCCTTTGAGCTTTCTGAAAATTCATGGGACATTGCTGGATTTGCGTCCTCAGTCCTTAGAAATGTTTTGATTTCCTGTCTCCTCCTTCGGCAGCTTAGAAGGAGGCGGTAAACATATGTATTGCATGATGCAGTTGCGTCCAGTATTCCGGGGCACTGCCCAAATTGATCTGCTGAGTAGATAGAGGTTCCTGGTAACATAAGGATTTAAGCAGCGATAGGATATCGACTTACCTTTCGTCTAATATCAGAGGCAACGCTAAATAGCAGGGACCAGTAGAAGCCCAATTCCAAGACATAGTACCAGTACTGCGATGCCAGAACTTCCTAAAATAACACAGAATTGGGGAATACGGTTATGTATATGTTTGTTCACACATTTAAGATTTCCTGCATTTTTCTtctacatttttatgttaaaaatgCAACTGAAAGACATGCCATCCATTCATACGATGtgcaattattattttatatattcttttttattaTCAGGCAGATTATTGGAAACAAACATTTGTATGAACGCTCATTCTGGATAACTGGCCCATGTAAAGCTGCCCCTATGACCGGACACGAGCATATGCTCGTTTATCGGGTGAAATTATCGTTTATGGGGACACCAAAATCATAGTTTCTAGGCAGTAGATCATGCTGTGTTAACCGggacctgctgcccagaaacaacgaATCTGTAGGACGATTGCCTGTCCTTGTACACTGGATGTGTTTGCAGCATGCAAATGCAGCTCTCACTTCCTCTGACAAGCAGGCAATTCCTTGGCGACCATTGCCTGCTCAGTTGGTACATGTAAATGCGACATAATTGCTCTCAGCCAATCAGAATGGCCGAATGGCATATAGCAATGCTGTACGGCTGGGAGCACCTGATGCTCCCCATGCAACGCTCCTAGTGCTTCCACTGAAAATCCCTCATTCGTGCTTTGCAGGGAAAATCCTAATGGATTTTATCTATTTTGCATTTTACCCTTTACAAAGCTGTAGGCAAATCTAAATTTTTGATTGCAGCCTTTAGCAATTTGAACTTAATTTGTGGATCTACTGTatggttattattattaatatagcactgacatactGAAGGACACGGCATGATCATAGAACAAGATGCATGGCAGGTCTACCGAATGTGGGGCCTTGTGCTGTGACAGCATCGCCCACCACTGGACCAATGTCCTACAAGACCTACATGAACCTGCAGAGCTCTTCATTCTTATTAGAACAGTTTTAGGCTTTGTCCATTTTAAACAGTTCTCTTACCTGCTTTGGGTATCCCACCCATACCTCCCAAACATCATGAAACCAAGGTTTCTGCAacagaaaaacatatttttatagTATCTTAATGTCTTATTACAGGGTTTTCAATATATTTAGCCACCacaacaatgcaaaaaaaaaaatctctcctaAAAAGCTGGCATTACCATAGCACTCCATGTTGTTGGCCAGTTTAGAGTACTAGCTGCACTCGTGCTGGTAACAGGACATGCATGCCGCTAGTAATGAGCGTTATTAATCTATCGGCACCGATGTCTGACCCGAGTGCTGCCGCTGCTCTGGGAACATGGCCGCTGATTGAAGATTCTGTTCATCAGCGGCCTCCATTTATTTACAGTGGGAACTGACAGGGGAACTAGAAGATGGTTCAGTAGAGCAGAGAAAGAGCTACAGAGGGAACCATCTGAAATCTCGTCTGACAGATTCTACTCTGAATGGGACTCAGCAGCCTGCAATGTATGTGGACACAAGCGTGCTGCAGAACACCAAAAGTTTAGAATTTTAAACAGAACcatttataaaaataatttttatcatATAACAGATgaaattcccccaaaaatatatgcACAGGATCAATCTGCATAATAACTCTGTACTGGAATTTCAGTTCAATCAGTAGAAAGCCTGTTATAGAGcagagggagctgaggagattGATGTATTATTTGACCACTCACAGGACTTCTAAGCACATGTAATACTAAATGTGtaaccataaaactatataattggctctgctgcctgcagattgtaatggagacaggttccctttaatgcactagaaagtccagcaagtaccATCTCCTTCAAAAATGGCTGATGATGAAATAGACGAGTGAAATCTATGGTGCAGAAGTCTGTGTTGCAATGTTgattttaaagggtttgttcaaCTTCTTTTTGGGAGGGTGGGGCAGACCTATCCCCACCTTACTAGACAGACCTGCAAAATCATTTTTC
The Bufo gargarizans isolate SCDJY-AF-19 chromosome 2, ASM1485885v1, whole genome shotgun sequence genome window above contains:
- the CERS3 gene encoding ceramide synthase 3 isoform X1, coding for MLRTLSDWFWSERIWLPCNYTWDDFQNSEGTGAASTSQLLVTLPLALLFMLLRHGFERAIATPVARAMGIKCKVRLKASFNPVLENFYISGSKHPSQTDIYGLAKKCNRTTVQVERWFRRRRNQDRPAVMKKFQESCWRFTFYLCALIGGIAVLYDKPWFHDVWEVWVGYPKQEVLASQYWYYVLELGFYWSLLFSVASDIRRKDFKVQVVHHLATIFLLNFSWGVKYIRVGTLTLLVHDVSDILLEAAKMCSYAAWSKACNIIFAVFAVVFAISRLIIFPFWIIYATVVYPLYYCPRFFLYYFFNMVMFILQFLHIYWAYLIFRMVRKMISGKMSGDDRSDNEEEDSEENEEQPLSNGDGKKRIINGQHDR
- the CERS3 gene encoding ceramide synthase 3 isoform X2; protein product: MGIKCKVRLKASFNPVLENFYISGSKHPSQTDIYGLAKKCNRTTVQVERWFRRRRNQDRPAVMKKFQESCWRFTFYLCALIGGIAVLYDKPWFHDVWEVWVGYPKQEVLASQYWYYVLELGFYWSLLFSVASDIRRKDFKVQVVHHLATIFLLNFSWGVKYIRVGTLTLLVHDVSDILLEAAKMCSYAAWSKACNIIFAVFAVVFAISRLIIFPFWIIYATVVYPLYYCPRFFLYYFFNMVMFILQFLHIYWAYLIFRMVRKMISGKMSGDDRSDNEEEDSEENEEQPLSNGDGKKRIINGQHDR